One genomic region from Candidatus Paceibacterota bacterium encodes:
- a CDS encoding pilin, protein MKHLQNKKIYVYGASLGLLILLPVLAYAQQETFIPLTPLPGVTSSMSFGDFLNTVFRIGLAIAATLAVVMITIGGIEYMTSEAVYGKTEGKERITNAVLGLLLALLIWVILYTINPNLINFDINVTPSGSTSSQNLESKTSKGGVGLWEFEGVTSSGTSVDQEPASEFGTGSGVGNQ, encoded by the coding sequence ATGAAACACTTACAAAACAAAAAAATATATGTTTATGGAGCTAGTCTGGGGCTACTCATACTCCTTCCTGTTCTCGCCTACGCACAGCAAGAAACCTTTATCCCACTGACACCACTTCCGGGGGTTACAAGCAGTATGTCATTTGGTGATTTTCTCAACACTGTATTCCGTATTGGTTTGGCAATCGCCGCAACACTCGCTGTTGTCATGATAACCATTGGTGGTATTGAGTACATGACCTCTGAGGCCGTCTATGGAAAAACAGAGGGGAAGGAGCGTATCACTAACGCAGTTCTTGGACTACTTCTCGCACTCCTTATCTGGGTAATCCTCTACACTATCAATCCAAATTTGATCAATTTTGATATCAATGTTACCCCATCGGGAAGCACTTCTTCACAAAACCTTGAATCAAAGACAAGTAAGGGTGGTGTTGGTCTGTGGGAATTTGAAGGCGTCACCTCAAGTGGTACTAGTGTAGATCAAGAGCCGGCAAGTGAGTTTGGAACTGGTTCCGGTGTTGGTAATCAATAA
- the rpmH gene encoding 50S ribosomal protein L34: MSQTYNPKKRKRQRAHGFLSRTKTAGGRNVLKRRRQKGRKQLAV, encoded by the coding sequence ATGTCACAGACATACAATCCTAAAAAACGAAAGCGCCAGCGAGCACATGGCTTTTTGTCGCGCACCAAGACAGCGGGAGGGCGTAACGTGCTCAAACGTCGTCGTCAAAAGGGGCGCAAACAACTCGCTGTTTAG
- a CDS encoding PrgI family protein, with protein sequence MRYQVPQFIEVEDKIFGPLTLKQFIYLAGGAGLSFVIWSLLPTYIALVLVGPVVALSVGLAFYKVNNRPLLNILEYAINYTLGNKLYLWESKKATPKKEAVAKEAGGAQTLSVPNLSESKLKDLAWSLDIKETINPATGSHNQTNV encoded by the coding sequence ATGCGCTACCAAGTACCGCAGTTTATTGAGGTCGAAGATAAGATATTCGGCCCTTTAACACTTAAACAATTCATTTATCTGGCGGGGGGAGCCGGGCTTTCGTTCGTTATTTGGAGTTTGCTCCCAACATACATTGCGCTCGTATTGGTCGGCCCTGTTGTTGCACTCTCTGTTGGTCTCGCTTTCTATAAGGTAAACAACCGACCACTCCTTAACATCCTCGAGTACGCGATAAACTATACACTTGGCAACAAGCTCTATCTTTGGGAAAGCAAGAAAGCGACACCAAAAAAGGAGGCGGTAGCAAAGGAGGCGGGAGGAGCACAGACACTCTCGGTCCCTAATCTCTCCGAAAGCAAATTAAAAGACCTTGCTTGGAGTCTTGATATCAAAGAGACGATTAATCCAGCAACCGGATCACATAACCAGACGAACGTATAA
- the tyrS gene encoding tyrosine--tRNA ligase, producing MWPLQKKINTDPKKINEILSRGVSNVVDKEHLQAQLLSGKRLRIKLGIDPTSPNIHLGRAVLLLKLKDFQDLGHKVILLIGDTTGVIGDTSDKTSERPLLSREEVKKNAQTYFSQIGKVVNLKDAEQRRNSEWLLKLGYNDIGEHADQFSLADFIARENIKKRLDEGKRVSLREMLYPLMQGYDSVALRADVELGGNDQWFNLLAGRKLQERFGQEPQDILTTNLILGTDGRKMSSSWGNTINLLDVPEDMYGKIMSIPDELIESYLVHCTRVPMARVEEIKEAMLKGENPRDFKMELAHAIVALYHGEDAAKSAEESFVNVFQKKEVGEIDVVKVSPGVNKEVLKDALIDIGLVKSGNEFNRLIKDGAITRTDTGEKIDPDAPIKDGTYKIGKRRFVAVNVKN from the coding sequence ATGTGGCCGCTTCAAAAAAAGATCAATACAGACCCGAAAAAGATCAATGAGATTTTATCGCGTGGTGTATCAAACGTTGTAGATAAAGAGCATCTACAAGCGCAGCTTCTCTCAGGCAAAAGGCTTCGCATTAAGCTTGGTATTGACCCAACAAGCCCAAATATTCACCTTGGTCGTGCGGTCTTGTTGTTGAAACTCAAAGATTTTCAAGACCTTGGACATAAGGTGATTTTGCTTATTGGAGACACAACAGGTGTGATTGGAGACACATCAGATAAGACGAGTGAACGTCCTCTCTTGAGTAGAGAGGAAGTAAAAAAGAATGCACAGACCTATTTTTCACAGATTGGTAAGGTTGTTAACCTTAAAGATGCCGAGCAGCGCCGGAACTCAGAGTGGTTGCTTAAGCTTGGCTATAACGATATTGGGGAGCACGCCGACCAATTCTCACTCGCTGATTTTATTGCACGTGAAAATATAAAAAAACGCCTCGATGAAGGGAAGCGTGTCTCACTTCGTGAAATGCTCTACCCGCTGATGCAGGGGTATGATTCAGTGGCACTGCGCGCTGATGTTGAACTTGGAGGCAATGATCAATGGTTTAATCTTTTAGCTGGACGTAAGCTCCAAGAGCGCTTTGGGCAGGAGCCGCAAGACATTCTTACTACCAACCTTATCCTTGGAACCGACGGGCGCAAAATGAGCTCGAGTTGGGGGAATACCATCAACCTTCTTGATGTTCCTGAAGATATGTACGGCAAGATTATGAGTATTCCTGACGAGCTCATTGAATCATATCTCGTCCATTGTACACGCGTCCCCATGGCTCGTGTGGAGGAAATAAAGGAAGCGATGTTAAAGGGTGAGAACCCACGTGATTTCAAGATGGAGCTTGCACATGCAATCGTCGCACTCTACCACGGAGAAGATGCAGCAAAAAGTGCCGAGGAGAGTTTTGTAAATGTCTTCCAAAAGAAAGAGGTTGGGGAGATAGATGTGGTCAAAGTATCTCCTGGAGTAAATAAAGAAGTACTCAAAGATGCACTTATAGATATAGGATTGGTGAAGTCAGGAAATGAATTCAATCGACTTATTAAAGATGGAGCAATCACGCGTACTGACACAGGAGAGAAGATCGACCCGGATGCGCCAATAAAAGACGGGACATACAAAATAGGGAAGCGCCGGTTCGTAGCTGTTAATGTAAAAAACTAA
- the rnpA gene encoding ribonuclease P protein component codes for MKEETKEFFTSVMRGGSLHHSPHLSLKFLLGGEAPVRVVVSKKVVSSAVSRNRLKRRIRAIFKEIHPPIQAIVFAKKGVGEVSFDDLRAELQELTKKALK; via the coding sequence ATGAAAGAAGAAACAAAAGAATTTTTCACTTCAGTAATGAGGGGTGGAAGCCTGCACCACTCTCCACACCTCTCCCTCAAGTTTCTTTTAGGAGGAGAAGCGCCGGTTCGTGTTGTTGTCTCAAAGAAGGTCGTATCCTCAGCGGTGTCAAGAAATCGATTAAAACGACGCATCCGCGCGATTTTTAAAGAAATACACCCCCCAATTCAAGCTATTGTCTTCGCAAAGAAGGGTGTTGGCGAGGTGTCATTCGATGACCTGAGAGCTGAGTTGCAAGAGCTTACAAAGAAGGCATTGAAATAG
- a CDS encoding transglycosylase domain-containing protein → MKRTKNPYSLYEVLGLTVAIGFVCSGIFILWAATLEIPDLESFEQRKVAQSTKIYDRTGEVLLYDLHEDVRRTIIPFEDISRNIKNATVAIEDTEFYDHSGIRPLATLRAVFIQPLRGKGVQGGSTITQQVVKNSLLTSERRISRKLKEWVLAVKIEKTLNKEEILGIYLNESPYGGNLYGVEEASQAFFGKSAADVSIAEAAYVAALPQAPTYYSPYGNNRDKLEDRKNLVLAKMLENNFISSLEYESAKEEVVDFKPRTDTGIKAPHFVFYIQERLEEKYGKRAVDERGFKVITTLNYELQEKAEEIVERYALENVEKFNAENASLVAVDPGTGQILTMVGSRNYFDEEIDGNFNVTLAKRQPGSAFKPFIYATAFKKGYTPETVVFDLKTQFASSCEPDFLETEGECYSPGNYDNVFRGPVTLRNALAQSINIPAIKALYLAGLTDSLNTARDLGITTLTDVNRYGLTLVLGGGEVTLLEITGAYSVFANDGMKNSITGVLRIEDGDGNIVESFVSRPAQVLEPQVAREVSDILSDNNARAPAFGERSYLYFENHTVASKTGTTNDYRDAWIVGYTPMIAVGAWAGNNNNSPMEKKVAGFIIAPLWNEFMREALKTQPQKDFKKPILEYGEEVKPVLKGEWQGSEQYIVDTVSGKLATEFTPSETRAARVLTNVHSILYWVEKNNPNGPLPTTPQKDPQFNLWEYPIRKWVEEKNIIEGGEKPTEVDTIHTPQNQPHTTFTSINPTVAYSVTDQILVEVSYTSVFPIQKVDYFLNGAFIGSSSQSPFSLTFSPHTIQNIQRENTLKAVVYDSVFNKNSVETDLLLSF, encoded by the coding sequence ATGAAGCGCACGAAAAACCCTTATTCTCTCTATGAGGTCCTTGGACTGACGGTCGCAATAGGTTTCGTATGCTCGGGTATTTTTATCCTCTGGGCGGCAACACTTGAGATTCCTGATCTTGAGTCTTTTGAGCAACGCAAAGTTGCCCAATCAACAAAGATCTACGACCGCACCGGTGAAGTCCTTTTATATGACCTTCATGAAGATGTGAGACGAACAATTATTCCTTTTGAAGATATTTCACGAAATATCAAAAACGCCACTGTTGCTATTGAGGACACTGAATTCTACGACCATAGCGGTATCCGCCCGCTTGCAACCCTCCGCGCTGTTTTCATCCAACCGCTTCGTGGTAAAGGTGTTCAAGGAGGATCAACCATTACACAACAAGTGGTCAAAAACTCCCTACTTACCAGCGAACGAAGGATTTCACGAAAACTTAAAGAATGGGTCCTTGCGGTTAAAATTGAAAAGACGCTCAACAAAGAAGAGATTCTTGGAATCTATTTGAATGAATCACCATATGGTGGAAACCTCTATGGTGTTGAAGAAGCGAGCCAAGCTTTCTTTGGAAAATCAGCAGCTGATGTCTCAATTGCCGAGGCGGCTTATGTCGCCGCACTTCCTCAAGCGCCGACATACTACTCACCTTATGGAAACAATCGAGATAAACTTGAAGACAGAAAAAACCTTGTACTCGCGAAGATGCTTGAAAATAATTTTATATCTTCACTTGAATACGAATCAGCAAAAGAAGAGGTGGTTGATTTCAAACCACGCACAGACACCGGCATAAAAGCACCGCATTTTGTATTCTATATCCAAGAACGTCTTGAAGAGAAGTATGGGAAGCGTGCAGTTGATGAGCGCGGTTTTAAAGTTATCACCACGCTCAACTACGAACTCCAAGAGAAAGCTGAGGAAATTGTTGAGCGCTACGCACTTGAGAATGTTGAGAAATTCAATGCAGAAAATGCTTCACTTGTTGCCGTCGACCCGGGGACTGGGCAAATACTTACTATGGTTGGTTCACGTAATTATTTTGATGAGGAGATCGATGGGAACTTTAATGTTACGCTCGCAAAAAGACAACCAGGTTCAGCATTTAAACCCTTCATATATGCAACCGCATTTAAAAAAGGATACACTCCTGAGACGGTTGTTTTTGACCTTAAGACACAGTTTGCGAGCTCATGCGAGCCTGACTTCCTTGAAACTGAAGGTGAGTGTTACTCACCCGGGAACTACGACAATGTGTTTCGTGGGCCGGTAACACTTAGAAACGCACTCGCACAATCAATCAACATCCCCGCAATCAAAGCATTGTATCTTGCGGGACTCACCGACTCGCTAAATACTGCGCGCGATCTTGGTATCACCACACTTACTGACGTGAATCGTTATGGTCTCACACTCGTCCTTGGTGGTGGTGAAGTTACACTCCTTGAAATAACTGGAGCATATAGCGTCTTTGCAAATGACGGTATGAAAAACTCAATCACCGGGGTGCTGCGTATAGAAGATGGTGATGGGAATATTGTGGAGAGTTTCGTGTCACGTCCTGCGCAAGTACTTGAACCACAAGTTGCGCGAGAGGTATCCGACATTCTTTCAGATAACAATGCTCGCGCACCCGCTTTTGGAGAGCGCTCATACCTCTATTTCGAAAACCATACTGTTGCGTCAAAAACAGGAACCACCAACGATTATCGCGACGCATGGATTGTTGGTTATACTCCAATGATTGCTGTTGGCGCGTGGGCAGGGAATAACAATAACAGCCCCATGGAGAAGAAAGTCGCCGGTTTCATTATCGCACCGCTCTGGAACGAATTCATGCGTGAGGCACTTAAAACTCAACCCCAAAAAGATTTCAAAAAACCAATTCTTGAGTATGGTGAGGAGGTTAAACCGGTGCTAAAGGGGGAGTGGCAAGGAAGTGAGCAGTATATCGTCGATACTGTATCAGGAAAACTCGCAACTGAGTTCACCCCGTCTGAAACACGAGCGGCTCGTGTCCTCACCAATGTTCACTCGATACTTTATTGGGTAGAGAAAAATAATCCAAACGGGCCTCTACCAACCACTCCTCAAAAAGACCCTCAATTTAACCTTTGGGAATACCCTATCAGAAAGTGGGTTGAAGAAAAGAATATTATCGAGGGCGGAGAAAAACCAACAGAAGTTGACACTATACACACACCACAAAACCAACCACACACAACCTTTACTTCGATCAATCCCACTGTGGCATACTCAGTCACTGATCAAATATTAGTGGAGGTGTCATATACCAGTGTATTCCCTATTCAAAAAGTTGACTACTTCCTTAATGGAGCGTTTATCGGATCTTCTTCACAATCGCCCTTCTCGTTAACATTCTCACCACACACTATTCAAAATATTCAAAGGGAAAATACTCTCAAAGCGGTTGTGTATGATTCTGTATTCAATAAGAACAGCGTTGAAACGGACCTGCTACTATCTTTTTAG
- the dnaA gene encoding chromosomal replication initiator protein DnaA → MIKNTDTKQLWENTLVDIELSISKANFSTWFKNTGIQKIDGGVVYLGVPNQFVKDWLTNKYHTFILKILRTLEPGVRGLEYIISKDQKNNNKKAVGAKKQNDMFGVNELPLDNFYINKNDNLNPRYTFETFIVGPFNQLAHAAAQVITQKPGIVYNPLFIYGSTGHGKTHLIQSVGNQLKKINSNKKVFYVTSERFAVDYLNSVQEGKANSFKEKYRQYDVLIMDDIQFLSDKEKTQEELFHLFNALYDNNKQIIFSSDKHPNYIPGLEDRLKSRFNAGMIVDIPEPDHESRIAILKAKSALNNFILPDDLVEYISNEVRGNIRELEGLLNSIIFQSQVKGRVPNQNEIRSIIKNNSKPKKSVSTKDVIKKIADFYEIEEGSIYEKTRKKEIVKPRQLIMYILREDFGVSYPSIGEKLGGRDHTTVIHSCEKIKNSIKTDSVLSQEIDQIRALL, encoded by the coding sequence ATGATTAAGAATACCGACACAAAGCAACTCTGGGAAAACACTCTTGTTGATATTGAGTTATCAATCTCTAAGGCAAATTTTAGCACTTGGTTCAAAAACACAGGGATTCAGAAAATTGATGGGGGGGTGGTCTATCTTGGAGTCCCGAACCAGTTTGTCAAAGACTGGCTCACAAACAAATACCATACATTTATATTAAAGATCTTACGCACACTTGAACCAGGTGTTCGTGGTCTCGAGTACATCATCTCCAAAGATCAAAAAAACAACAACAAAAAAGCAGTGGGAGCAAAAAAACAAAACGATATGTTTGGAGTAAATGAACTTCCGCTTGATAACTTCTATATAAACAAAAACGACAACCTTAACCCACGCTACACGTTTGAGACCTTTATTGTCGGACCATTCAATCAACTCGCGCACGCAGCAGCACAGGTGATCACCCAAAAACCGGGAATAGTGTATAACCCACTTTTTATCTATGGATCAACCGGGCATGGAAAAACACACCTTATTCAGTCTGTGGGGAACCAACTAAAGAAGATAAATTCCAATAAAAAAGTATTTTATGTCACCTCTGAGCGTTTTGCGGTTGATTATCTCAACTCAGTCCAGGAAGGGAAAGCAAATTCATTTAAAGAGAAGTACCGCCAATATGATGTCCTTATTATGGACGACATTCAATTTCTTTCAGATAAAGAAAAGACCCAAGAAGAACTCTTCCATCTGTTCAACGCACTCTATGACAACAATAAGCAAATAATCTTCTCTTCGGACAAACATCCGAATTACATTCCTGGTCTTGAAGACCGTCTAAAATCAAGGTTTAACGCCGGTATGATTGTTGATATACCAGAGCCTGACCACGAGTCTCGTATCGCTATATTGAAAGCAAAATCCGCACTCAACAACTTTATTCTTCCGGATGATCTTGTTGAATACATCTCAAATGAAGTACGGGGAAACATTCGAGAACTCGAAGGTCTCCTTAATTCAATTATTTTCCAATCTCAAGTAAAAGGTAGGGTACCAAACCAAAATGAAATACGATCAATTATAAAAAACAACTCTAAACCAAAAAAATCAGTATCAACAAAAGATGTAATTAAAAAAATAGCTGATTTTTATGAAATAGAAGAAGGGAGTATTTATGAAAAAACACGTAAAAAAGAAATCGTAAAACCACGACAGTTGATTATGTACATTTTACGTGAGGATTTTGGTGTTTCATATCCAAGTATTGGTGAGAAACTTGGTGGTCGAGACCACACTACTGTTATTCATTCTTGTGAAAAAATTAAAAACTCAATCAAGACTGATTCAGTCTTGAGCCAAGAGATAGATCAGATACGCGCACTTTTATAA
- a CDS encoding GIY-YIG nuclease family protein, with amino-acid sequence MFYYIYVLLSKKDGMFYTGYSTDLKGRLEAHQSGRVASTKDRQPCELIYAEACLDKADARHREEYLKTHHGKMFLQNRLKSYLTGSRASKFTNIH; translated from the coding sequence ATGTTCTACTATATATATGTACTGCTATCGAAAAAAGACGGCATGTTCTATACGGGTTATAGTACCGATTTGAAAGGACGACTTGAGGCTCACCAGAGCGGTCGTGTAGCATCGACGAAAGACAGGCAACCATGTGAACTCATCTACGCTGAAGCTTGTCTTGATAAAGCTGATGCGCGACATCGTGAGGAGTATTTAAAAACACACCATGGTAAAATGTTCTTACAAAATCGCCTCAAGTCGTATTTAACAGGGTCGAGAGCTTCTAAATTCACTAACATTCATTAA
- a CDS encoding DUF87 domain-containing protein, whose product MAFLDFFRKEQKKDETFIPILPEEIFRAGALELKDVIAPSALKVTPKELHLGDKIARTFFVISYPRFLNESWFSPIINLDKVFDVSIQIHPTDTAAVLRKFQKKVAEIQSQISIREEKGLVRDPKLDTAYGDLEALRDQLQQAQEKIFDVGLYITIYGDSTDELDKVESEIKSMLESKLVYLKPALFQQEQGFRSVFPDATDELNVHSKLNSSPLSSIFPFISFDLTSDRGILHGINRHNSSLVLFDRFSLENYNSVMFAKSGAGKSYAIKLEILRTLMFDTEVIVIDPEREYEYMAEATGGRYFNISLSSEHHINPFDLPIPREDENPADIIRSQIINLVGLFRIMLGGLTPEEDAIIDHAITETYALKDITPQSDFSHIEPPLLSDFELVLAGMEGSESLVQRLHKYTRGTWSGFINRPTNVDINKKFVVFSVRDMEDDLKPVAMYIITHFIWNMVRKQLKKRLLVIDEAWWMMKSEDTASFLFGIAKRGRKYFLGLATITQDVSDFLDSPYGAPMISNSSIQLLMKQSPTSVDKVQEVFKLSDEEKYLLLESDVGEGIFFAGLKHVAIKVVASYTEDQIITSDPSQILAMKKNKARIRGIGEDSTTST is encoded by the coding sequence ATGGCATTTCTTGATTTCTTCAGAAAAGAACAAAAAAAAGATGAGACATTCATCCCAATCCTTCCTGAGGAGATTTTTCGCGCAGGTGCACTTGAACTCAAGGATGTGATCGCGCCATCAGCACTCAAGGTTACCCCAAAAGAACTTCATTTAGGAGACAAGATCGCCCGCACGTTCTTTGTTATCTCATACCCACGATTCCTCAATGAAAGCTGGTTCTCACCAATCATCAACCTCGACAAAGTCTTTGATGTTTCGATCCAGATTCACCCAACCGACACAGCTGCGGTGCTCCGGAAATTTCAGAAGAAAGTCGCTGAAATTCAGAGTCAGATCTCAATACGTGAAGAGAAGGGGCTGGTCCGCGACCCAAAGCTCGATACCGCGTATGGTGACCTTGAAGCACTCCGTGACCAACTCCAACAAGCGCAGGAGAAGATCTTTGATGTTGGTCTCTACATCACCATCTACGGCGACTCAACAGATGAGCTCGATAAAGTAGAGTCGGAGATCAAGTCGATGCTTGAGTCGAAGCTCGTCTACCTCAAGCCGGCTCTTTTTCAGCAAGAACAAGGCTTTCGAAGCGTCTTCCCCGACGCAACCGATGAGCTTAATGTTCATTCAAAGCTCAACTCGTCACCGCTCTCCAGTATTTTCCCGTTCATCTCTTTTGATCTCACCTCTGATCGTGGCATACTCCACGGCATCAACCGCCACAACTCAAGCTTAGTGCTCTTTGATCGGTTCTCACTTGAGAACTACAACTCAGTGATGTTCGCGAAGTCTGGTGCAGGAAAATCCTACGCCATAAAACTTGAGATACTACGCACACTTATGTTTGATACTGAGGTAATCGTGATTGACCCTGAGCGTGAGTACGAATACATGGCAGAGGCGACTGGTGGGCGCTACTTCAATATATCGCTTTCTTCAGAGCACCACATCAACCCATTTGACTTGCCAATACCGCGCGAGGATGAGAATCCCGCTGACATCATTCGTTCCCAGATCATCAATCTTGTTGGGCTCTTCCGCATCATGCTCGGTGGTCTCACTCCTGAGGAGGATGCGATTATTGATCACGCAATTACGGAAACGTACGCGCTTAAAGACATTACCCCGCAATCAGACTTCTCGCACATCGAGCCACCGCTTCTCTCCGACTTTGAACTCGTACTTGCCGGCATGGAGGGAAGTGAGTCTCTTGTACAGCGCCTTCATAAATACACGCGCGGCACGTGGTCAGGATTTATTAATCGACCAACCAATGTTGATATCAATAAGAAGTTTGTAGTCTTTTCAGTTCGTGATATGGAAGACGACTTGAAGCCGGTTGCCATGTATATCATCACGCACTTTATCTGGAACATGGTCCGTAAACAACTTAAAAAACGCCTTCTGGTTATTGATGAGGCGTGGTGGATGATGAAGTCGGAAGACACCGCATCATTCCTCTTTGGTATCGCGAAGCGTGGTCGAAAATACTTCCTTGGACTTGCTACTATCACCCAAGACGTGTCTGACTTCCTCGATTCGCCCTATGGCGCACCTATGATCAGCAACTCATCCATTCAGCTGCTTATGAAACAATCGCCAACTTCGGTCGATAAGGTGCAGGAGGTGTTTAAGCTCAGCGACGAAGAGAAGTATTTGCTTCTTGAGTCTGATGTGGGAGAGGGGATCTTCTTCGCCGGGTTAAAACATGTGGCAATCAAAGTTGTCGCGAGCTACACTGAAGACCAGATCATCACCTCGGATCCGTCGCAAATCCTTGCTATGAAGAAGAACAAGGCGCGAATCCGAGGGATAGGGGAGGATTCAACAACCAGCACCTAG
- a CDS encoding YidC/Oxa1 family membrane protein insertase, whose protein sequence is MFSAFFHNFVYAPLYNGLVFFIDIVPYADVGIAVILLTITVKLILLPVAQSGIRSQILMNSIKPDLEDIREKYKEDKQEQARKTMDLYKEKKINPFSIILPLIVQIPVIFGLYWVFFRGGLPNIKTELLYSFVDIPIVVNMHFLGFIDVAGKSILFALLAGVTQYIYTKLSFPKPQENNGEPSFKNDLAKSMHLQMRYVMPIVVGVIAYSISAAVAIYWSTSNLFMIGQEIFVRRRMMEKNEIKS, encoded by the coding sequence ATGTTTTCAGCTTTTTTTCACAATTTTGTGTATGCGCCGCTTTACAACGGTCTTGTTTTTTTCATTGATATTGTTCCCTATGCTGATGTTGGAATTGCGGTGATTCTCCTCACTATTACAGTAAAACTCATACTGCTCCCTGTAGCGCAAAGTGGGATACGTTCGCAGATCCTTATGAATTCAATCAAGCCAGATCTTGAGGATATTCGTGAGAAATATAAAGAAGACAAACAAGAACAGGCGCGCAAAACAATGGATCTCTATAAAGAAAAAAAAATCAACCCATTTTCAATAATTCTTCCACTAATCGTCCAAATACCAGTTATATTCGGTCTCTATTGGGTTTTCTTCCGTGGTGGTTTGCCAAATATAAAGACAGAGCTCCTCTACTCTTTTGTTGATATACCAATCGTTGTTAATATGCACTTCCTGGGCTTTATTGATGTTGCGGGTAAGAGTATTTTGTTTGCGCTTCTTGCGGGGGTGACACAATATATATACACAAAACTCTCGTTCCCTAAGCCGCAGGAAAATAATGGAGAACCATCATTTAAAAACGATCTCGCAAAGAGTATGCATCTTCAAATGCGGTATGTTATGCCAATTGTTGTTGGGGTTATCGCCTACAGTATTTCTGCCGCAGTAGCGATCTATTGGAGCACAAGCAACCTCTTTATGATAGGACAGGAGATATTCGTTCGTCGTCGTATGATGGAAAAAAACGAGATAAAGAGCTAG
- the dnaN gene encoding DNA polymerase III subunit beta: MKIECEKKDLLNALSVTEKIAGTNPTLPVLGCVLLVVKENTLTVRSTNLELGVESVLPVNSEEDGVIAVPSAVFYNTIQNTFDSKITLQTKGDTVVISTKHSTTTLNTQPNEDFPSLPVIDSSVGCTIKTDELIRGIQSVVYSASHSTIKPELSSVYIYENDKKINFVATDSFRLAEKVIQIKQKNSLSQSFLLPLRNAVEIVRILNQIGDTDVVLKITDNQISFEVDNIYITSRVIDGVFPDYKQIIPKDYVTEVVVLKQDLLNTFKKINIFSDRFGQVSIAVEPKKKLFTVSAHNSSVGETNDSIDAVIKGESIDMRFNYRYIYDCLSSIHSDSITLLFTGIGKPLIIKGVSDESFLYLVMPMNK, translated from the coding sequence ATGAAGATCGAATGTGAAAAAAAAGATTTACTGAACGCACTCTCTGTTACTGAGAAGATTGCGGGAACAAATCCAACACTTCCAGTGCTCGGATGTGTCCTCCTTGTTGTTAAAGAAAATACACTCACTGTTCGATCAACAAATCTTGAATTAGGTGTTGAATCGGTTTTGCCAGTGAATTCTGAAGAAGATGGTGTTATTGCGGTACCAAGTGCGGTTTTTTACAACACAATACAAAATACATTTGACTCAAAAATAACACTCCAAACAAAAGGTGACACGGTTGTTATTTCAACAAAACACAGTACCACCACATTAAACACACAACCAAATGAAGATTTTCCATCACTACCAGTCATTGACAGTAGTGTTGGGTGTACAATAAAAACAGATGAGTTAATACGTGGCATCCAATCAGTTGTATACAGTGCATCACACTCAACAATTAAACCGGAATTATCAAGTGTATACATCTATGAAAACGACAAGAAAATAAATTTTGTCGCGACTGACTCGTTTCGACTTGCTGAAAAGGTTATACAAATAAAACAAAAAAACTCTCTTTCACAATCTTTTTTATTACCATTACGTAATGCGGTTGAGATAGTTCGTATTTTAAATCAGATTGGTGATACTGATGTTGTTTTAAAAATAACAGATAACCAAATCTCTTTTGAGGTGGACAATATATACATAACCTCACGGGTGATTGACGGTGTATTTCCAGACTACAAACAAATAATTCCCAAAGACTATGTGACTGAAGTTGTTGTATTAAAACAAGATCTATTAAATACATTTAAAAAAATAAATATATTTTCAGATAGATTCGGACAAGTATCTATTGCAGTAGAACCAAAAAAGAAACTGTTTACCGTAAGTGCACACAACTCATCTGTTGGTGAGACAAACGATAGTATTGACGCTGTAATAAAAGGGGAGAGTATTGATATGCGGTTTAATTATCGTTATATATATGACTGTCTTTCTTCTATTCATTCAGATAGTATAACGTTACTTTTTACAGGTATAGGGAAGCCGCTTATAATCAAAGGTGTTTCTGATGAGTCATTCCTCTATCTTGTTATGCCGATGAACAAATAG